GGGACCAACAGGTTGTCGCCGCACAGCGTCAAATATCCCTGCGGAGCCATGCCCGCGAAGGCCGGGCTGTGGTGGGGTTGCAGCATGAATTTGACGTCGTAATTGTCATGCAACCACCGAACGGCGCCGGTCGCGGCATCCAGCGCATAGACGCACACGCCTTCAAACGGCCAGATGCCCGCCGCAAAGTAAACCGTTCCGTCGGCCACCACCGGCGCGCCGCGCACGGGCCACACGGAAATCATGCGGGCGTTGCCCAGGACTTTGCGGTTGGAAAGGGCCGCCTGAAAACGCCATCGTAGCGCACCCGAAGCGGCATCGAGGCAATACAGGAATCCGTCGTCCGAACCGGCGTAAAGCAGCCCATTTGCAATCGCCGGGGCGAACCGGATTGGACCTTCCGTGTGGAAACGCCAACGTTCCGCGCCGGATTCCGCATCGAAGGCCATGACGGCATCGTTGTGCGGCGAGCCGAGATAAAGGGTGTCCGCGGCGACAATGGGTTCATAGGCGATGTCGAATTCCAGACGTTCGTCGTCGGGCCATGCCCGTTCCCGCGGCGGCAGCGCAAGGCTCCATTGGAGATGAAGATCGTCGGGCAGTTTTTCCGGCGACGCGCCCGTATGCCCCGTGTCGCAACGCCACATAGGCCAGTCTTCGGCGCACAACGCCGGCGCAAGCCAAAACACAAGCAGGCTCAAAAACGTCCAGACCCGGAAAACCATTCGGATACCTCTTCGCATTTCCGGCGGCGCCCGGTAGCGAAAGGTTCGACACCGGCGGATGCCGCAAAAAGGGAAAAGTACCAGACGCCCGGCGTGTTTGACAACATTTTACGGGGCAGGGTAGATGCATCTGGAATCAACGCCATCCACCCGTCTGCGGGTGAGCATCCATCAGGTTCCACCATTCCAGCGGCATTTCTCGTGCTTGTACTCGTAATCGTAATTGCATTTGATCGAAGAGACTTGTCCGCGCCGGTTGAATACGTCGCGACCCACAATAAAGTGTGAGGATAGCCCTGTTTCATCACTACACCGCCCCATCAGAGTTTTCGACGATTCGATTACGATTACGCGCACGCGCACGAACAGAGAAGCGGTCGGATGTATTTTCGGAATAGCACGATCGCGACGAGAAACTGTGTTTTGGGCGCTACCCATGTCAGATTTCTTCGTTCTGCTTTGCGGGGCATACGGGGTGTGTTTCCGCGACCGGAACATGCTACGATGGAATTGGTTGTTGGTCGTAAAAACAAACGGGCGCGAAGGAATCGAATCTCGTGCAAAAACGTCACTTTACGCGCGGCTCACCCTTGCGGGAGGAAACCTTCTTTCGCGGGATGAGCGAAGCGGCCATCACGCGGATCGAGGCGTACGTGCATCACCGGGAATACGAACCGCTTCAGATCGTCTTTTTCCCCGACGATCCGTGCGACCGCGTGTTCTGGGTCCGCGAGGGACGGATCAAACTTACCCGGCCGGCGTCCGACGGCCGCGAGGCGGCGTTCCGCCATGTATTTCCCGGTGATCTTTTCGGCGAGGAATGCCTGATTGACCAGCCCCGCCGCGGCATGTACGCCGAGGCCATCGTCCGGACGGTGCTGTGCATCATGCGGGCGGACGATTTTCGGCGAACGGTCCGCGATGAACCGGAGTTCGGCGCCGAGTTGGCCAAGCGGATCTGCCTTCGCGCCAAATCCATGGAGGAAGTCTGGTTCGAAACGGTGTTCAAGCCGGTGCGCAACCGCGTCGCGTCGGGCCTGCTGCGTCTGTATGAGCGGACAGACGGAAACGTGGTTCGGGCCACGCATCTGGATCTCGCGGCGCTCATCGGCGCCACGCGGGAAACAACGACGGCCGTCTTGCATGAATTGCGGCGTGAAGGCATTCTGGAAACCGGAAACCGCCGGATCACGATACGCGACGCGGCGGCGCTCGAACGCATTGCAAGGAGTTGACGATGGGCATTCGGTGGCATGACGCGACAATCCCCCTGCGCGAGGGCATGACGGTGTGGCCCGGCGATCCGCCGTTCCGCATGTTGCCGCTGGAACGAATGGCCGGGGGCGCATCCTGCAACACCTCGCGCGTGGACATGCCGACCCATTGCGGCACGCACATGGACGCGCCGTGGCATTTCGAGGAGAACGGCGCTCGGCTGGACGACATAGACCCCGCGCTTTTTTTCGGCGAGGCGCAACTGGTCGAAACGGATGTCCGGGATGAAGTGCGTGCCACCGATTTGGGCCCTGGGCCGCTGTTGCCGCGCGTGCTGATCAAGACCCGCAACTCGGCGTTTCCCGAGGGGAGTCCGTTTCGTCCGGATTACATCGCGTTGTCCGTGGACGCAGCGCGGCGTTTGGTGGACGAGGGCGTCCGGCTGGTGGGCGTTGATTACTTGTCGGTGGCGCCGTACAGGCAACCGGGACAGGCGACGCACCACATCCTTCTCGGCCACGGTGTGCTGGTCGTGGAGGGGTTGCGCTTGCAAGGCTTCGCGTCGGGCCGGTATTTGTGTACAATATTGCCGTTGGCTCTTGTTGGCGCGGACGGATCCCCATGCCGCGCCTTCCTTGGACGCGAGGAGAGCGACACATGAAGGACGTGGTGGCGGTATTGTTGGCCGGCGGCGCGGGCGAGCGCCTGCATCCCCTGACGCGCAATCGCGCCAAACCGGCGGTGCCGTTCGGAGGCATCTACCGGATTATTGACGTTACCCTGTCCAACTGCCTCAATTCCAACTGCCGGAAAATCCTTGTGCTGGTCCAATACAAGTCGCACTCGTTGACGCGCCACGTCCAATCCGCATGGAATGTCTTTCACCCGGAATTCGGTGAATTCATTGACATTATCCCTCCGCAGCAGCGCGTCAACAGCAATTGGTATCTCGGCACGGCCGACGCTATCTATCAGAATCTGTACTTTATCCAGCAGGAAAAGCCCAAAGAGGTGCTTATATTGTCCGGCGACCACATCTACAAGATGGACTACCTGAAGATGTTGAAGTTCCATCGTGGATGCGGCGCGGACCTGACCATTGCCGCTATCGAAACGCCCGTGGCGGAGGCGAGCCGGTTCGGCGTGCTGGAAACCGAAACCGACGGGCGCGTCATCGGATTCGAGGAGAAGCCGGATTCGCCCAAGCCCCTTCCGGCAAAGCCGGACACGGCCTACGTTTCGATGGGAATTTATGTGTTCAACACGGACGTGTTGCGGAAGGTCGTGGTGGCCGATTCGGAACGCATGGGCAGTTCCCACGACTTCGGCAAGGATATCATTCCGCGCATGATTCATACCCATCGTGTGTACGCTTACCGCTTCATTGACGAAAACAAGGAAGGCATGCACAAGGAAGTCCAATATTGGCGCGATGTCGGAACGATTGACGCCTACTGGGAGGCAAACATGGACCTAGTGTCCGTGGATCCCCTGTTCAACCTGTACGATCGGGCATGGCCCGTCCGGGCCGATCTCACCACAGCGCCCCCGGCGAAATTCGTGTTTGCACAGGAAGGCCGGCGTTTCGGCGTGGCGCTCGACTCGATCGTGAGCCCGGGCTGCATCGTCAGCGGCGGAATGGTCAAGCGGTCGGTGCTTTCCCCGTGGGTGCGCATTCACAGTTATTCCCACGTCGAAGAATCCATTCTGATGCATGGCTGCCATATCGGGCGTTATGCCCACATCCGCCGGGCCATTATCGAAAAAAATGTCCGCATCCCCGAACATGCCGTCATTGGATACGACCTGCACGAGGATGCCAAACGCTATCGCGTAACGGCCAGCGGCATTGTCGTCGTGGAAGACACGGACGACCACGGCCCCGCACAACAAGGATCATGATTCATGACAATGATTGGCCCGGACCAACTGCGCCATTACGCCACGGCAAGCGTACTCGAATGGGTCGAGGCCGACGGGGTCGGCGGTGTTATCGGTTCTTCCATAATCAACGCGAACACCCGCAAGCAACATGCCCTCTTTACCGTCGCCGCCGAACCCAAGGGACGGATTGTTTGTGTCTCGAACCTTCAGGAAACCCTTGCCGATGGACGGCTTGCCTACGATCTTTCAACGAACGCCTATTTCGGCGCCATTCATCCCTGCGGATTTCAATCGCTCGAATCATTCCGCCTTGAACCTTGGCCTTCATGGACATACCGTTTCGATGCGATCCTCCTCGAAAAACAGATTGTGCCCGTGCACGGCGAACATGCAATTGTGATCGAATACACCCTGCGCCATGCGCAACATCCCATGACGTTGACCGTCCGTCCGCTGCTCGCCTTCAGGGATTTCAACGGAATCCGGGTTGAGCGCGGCTCGTTTCCGAACCATTGGACGGCGACCCGCGAATTCATCGAGTGCCGGCCCTTCGAGGAAGGCCCGACAATCTACATCGCGCATCCGAACGCGCGCATCGAAACCATCGGCCTGTGGTATCGCGGTTTCCTGTACGAACGGGACCGCGAGTCGCGCCTTGACTGCATCGAGGACCTGTATCACCCTGGCAGCCTGGAACTGACGCTCGAACCGGATGAGGCGTCCGCGTTGATCCTTTCGTCGCCCAGTCCGCGAAGCGTTTCGCTGGCCCGCGAATACCGGGAGTCCGAAAAACGACGCCGTGAAAGCCTGATACAGACGCCCGGCGTCCCGCGTGATCCCCTGTGGACCGCGCTGTTGCGCACGGCGGACGCTTTCATCTACGAGCGGCGCGACGGCGTGCTCGGCATCTTGCCGGGATTGCCGTGGGGCGAAGGGGAACGATACCGGGGTTTGATTGCCTTCGCGGGACTGCTGTTGGCGCCCAAGCGTTTCGACTTGGCCCGGCAATATCTTGAAGGCGTCGCCGCCGATTGGCGTGCCCTGCATGCTCCGTCTCGATTCGAGCCGGAGCCGGCCGTCGGCCAGATGCACCCCGCCGATGTGCCGCTGTGGATTTTTATCGCGGCGTGGCGCTATTGGAAGGCGACCGGCGACAAGGCCTTCCGCGATGACGTGTTGACGCCGCTTCTGGAGGACATTGCCCAATACTATACGGAAGGTGAAGAAACGCGCTGCACTTCCCAGGGCTTAGTGGAAGTCGGCTATGAACCCGGCGCCGATTACGCCCCGCTGGCGCCGCTCGGCACCAATGCCCTCTGGTACAACGCCCAGCGGATTCTCGCCGCGTTTCTGGCCGAACGCGACAGCGCCAAGGCCGAAACGTGGAATGATCGCGCGGAAAAGATGCGCGTGGAGTTCAATGTCCTCTTTGCGTGCGAGATGCGGCCCGGGCTTGCGGACAGTGTGACGCGGGAACCGTTCGTGCGCGACGAGACGCTACGCGCAAGCCAGATTCTTGCGGCGGGGCTTCCCTTTGTGTTGGCCGAACGGCCGGAGGCGGTCTTGGAATGTGTCACGCGGGATCTGTATACCCCCGTGGGATTGCGCACGCTTTCGCCCCATGACGCGCGATACGTCGGCGACGGAACCGACATCCGCTTCCTGCCGAAATGCTGGTCGGGCAGCGTGGATCCGTTCTGGCTCGGCTGTTACTGGGACGCCGTGTCGCATCTGAAGGGATTGGGCGACGTGGCGACGGTCTTTGCGGCGTTTGAGACGGACAGGAAGACCCGGGGACTTGGCCACATTTCCGGCGCGTTCACCGGCGATCCGCCGCACCAGCCCTGCGACTATATCGCTTCCGCCGCACCCATCGGCGAAATCATGCGCCTCTATGCCCGCGAGGCCTTGCAGTTCACGCATGTCGTGTAACAGACGCCTTTGATTACCCGAACATGGGTTTGCCATTATCAGGAGAGGCGAACAAGCAAGAGGAGGATGCGTCATGAGCATGGGATGGGCGGCAGCGGCTTTTTCGACGGCGTTGCTGGCGATGGGCGTGGCCGGCGCGGAAGGCAAATACAAGGCGGCGTGGGATTCCCTTGACAGCCGGCCGATTCCGGCATGGTTCGACGAGGCCAAGTTCGGCATCTTCATCCATTGGGGCGTGTATTCGGTTCCCGCATGGGGTCCAAAAGGCAAGTACGCCGAATGGTATTGGCACGACATGCAAAACAAAAACGGCGAGACGTGGAAATTCCACGCCCGCACCTACGGCGAGAAGTTCCAATACCAGGATTTCGCGCCGATGTTCAAGGCCGAGATGTTCGATCCGGCCCAATGGGCCGACATCTTCGCGCGGTCGGGCGCCAAGTACATCGTGCTGACCTCGAAGCATCACGAGGGTTTTTGTCTCTGGCCGAGCGCGCAGAGTTGGAACTGGAACGCGATGGACGTGGGGCCGCACCGCGACCTGTGCGGCGAACTGACCGAAGCGGTCAAGGCGCGCGGCATCAAGATGGGCTTCTACTATTCGTTGTACGAGTGGTACAACCCGCTGTTCAAGAACGACCCGAAACAATACGTCGCCACGCACATGTTGCCGCAATTGAAGGATCTGGCCGAACGGTACCGGCCGAGCCTCGTATGGCCGGACGGCGAGTGGGATCATCCCAGCGAACTCTGGCGCAGCACGGAATTCCTCGCATGGCTGTACAACGAGTCGCCGGTCCGCGACGAAGTCGTCGTCAACGACCGGTGGGGCAAGGATTGCCGCAGCGCGCATGGCGGGTTCTACACGACCGAATATGGCGAGGTCGGCGGCGACAAGAAACTCGCGGAACAGCGCAAATGGGAGGAATGCCGTGGCATCGGCGCCTCGTTCGGCTACAACCGCAACGAGACCGTTGACGAATACGCCAAGCCGGCTGCGCTGGTTCATCTCCTGATCGAGACCGTATCGAAAGGCGGCAACCTGCTGCTCGATATCGGCCCGACCGGCGACGGGCGCATCCCGGTGATCATGCAGCAGCGCCTGCTCGAAATCGGCGACTGGCTCAACGTCAACGGCGAAGCCATCTACGGCACACGCCCGTGGCGCGAGGTCAAGGATGGCGATTCCGTCCGCTATACCTGCAAAGGCGATGCGGTTTATGCCCTCAGCCTCAAGTGGCCCGGAACCGAACTCGTCTTGAAAGCGCCCAAGGCCGGACCCAACCCGGCCGCGATCCTTGTCGGATACGACCAACCGCTCAAGTGCCGCGCCGAAGCCGATGGCCTTCACATCGAAGTCCCTCCGCTCGGCGTCGCCGAAGTTCCGTCGCAACACGCCCACGTTTTCAAACTGACGGGCGTGGAATAGACAGGCGCGGCAAGTGCGCGTAATCGCAGGTACAGCGCGAGGCGTTCGATTGGTCGCGCCTAAGGGATTGGACGTGCGGCCCACGCTCGACCGCGTCCGGGAGTCGCTGTTCAATATCTTGGCGCCGCGCATCGAGGGCGCGCAGTTTCTCGACCTGTTTGCGGGAACGGGGGCCATCGGCATCGAGGCGTTGTCGCGCGGGGCTTCGTCATGCGTGTTTGTCGAATCGGATCAACGTTCATTGGAGGCGATTAGGCGCAACATCGAAGCCGCACGCGTCGGCGACCGGGCACGCATCTGTAGGGGAGCGCTGCCGCGCGACTGGAGCGTGATACCTTGCCTGTCGGAACAATACGATATCGCCGTCGCGGACCCGCCCTATGCGTTCTTGGAATATGATGGGGTGTTTCGGGGTTTGACAGGCCGCCTCAAGCCGGGCGAAGCAGGGATCTTCGTTCTGGAGCATTCCGCAAGGACAGAAGTTATTTATCCACAAGAGGTTATGTCGCTTCAACGCCGCGTTGTCTATGGCGAAGCCGCCCTATCCTTTTTTTGCTTGACACATCATGTAGTATCTGATACACTCTAAGAGATACAATATGTTGCGTCAAGGTTGGATGAAAAGGCATGGATTGTAGCTAACCGGGGTAAACGGCGAGAACCTATTATGCGGTGTCCATTCTGCGCGCAGACCGACGGCAAGGTGGTAGATTCACGTACCTCGCGGGAAGGCGATGCGATTCGCCGGCGCCGGGAGTGCCTGAATTGCGGACGGCGTTTCACGACCTACGAGCGAATCGAGGAAGTCGCCCAGATGGTTATCAAGAAGGATGGGCGCCGCGAGCCGTTCGATCGCTGGAAAATGAAAAGCGGCATTCTCAAGGCCATCGAAAAGCGTCCCATCAGCCTCGATCAGGTGGACGGGATGATTGACGAGATCGAACGGGAGTTGTTCAACGGCGCGGATCACGAGGTGTCCACCGAAGCCATCGGCCAAGCCATCATGGAACGGCTCAAGAAACTCGATGAAGTGGCCTATGTCCGCTTTGCGTCGGTTTACCGCCAGTTCAAGGATCTCAACGAGTTCATGAACGAACTCAAGATGATGTTGACCTGACATCACCCAACCCCGCGGCGTTTCGACTTCCACCCGGCGCTTCTTCTCCGTGTAAGTTCTTCATTCGCACTTCAGGCCCGCTTTCTGTATGCTAAGGCGTGTTGCGAACGCCGGGGAACAGGCCGGACCGTCTGTCCTGTCGGCGGTTGGAGAGGAGGAAGGAGCCGATGATCGCTTTGTTGTGTGCGTGGCCGGGATACTTGTGTTGTGTGGCGGCGGCGACGACGCCGGTACCGGTTGTTTTGGACACGGATCTGGGGGACGACATAGACGACACCTGGGCGCTGGCCATGATGCTGGGAAGCCCGCAAATCGATCTGAAATTGATCGTCACGGCCTCGGACGACACCGTGAAAAAGACGCGGCTGGTCGCGAAAATCCTCGAGGCGATGGGGCGCACGGACGTGCCGCTCGGTCGGGGCGTCAAAACGAGCGATCAGCCCATTCATCAGGAAAAATGGCTCGGCGATTATCAATTGGACCAATACAAGGGGCGGGTACACGAAGACGGCGTGCAGGCGATGATAGACTGCATCCGGCAATCGCCGGTTCCTGTCACCCTCGTGGTCATCGGACCGCAGACCAATATCCGCGCCGCCCTTGAACGGGAGCCGGCGATCGCGAAGAACGCGCGTGTGGTCGCGATGGCGGGCAGCGTCGAGATCGGCTACAACGGCAAGCAGGGCGCGGATCCGGAATGGAACGTCATCAAGGACATACCGGCGGCCAAGGCCGTGTTTGCCGCGCCGTGGGACATTGCATTGGCGCCGCTGGATTCCTGCGGCACGCTGATTCTGCGCGGCGATCGCTTCGCCAAGGTCGCGGCGTCCAGCGATCCGAAGGCGGCGACGGTCATTGCCAATTACCGCGACTGGGTCCATTACGAAAAGTATCCCAAGGACGAGAGCAGCGTCCTGTTCGACACCGTGGCCGCGTATCTCGCCTTCGACGAGGCATTGTGCGAAATGAAAACGGTCGAACTTGTGGTGGACGACAAGGGCTTCACCCGGCCCTCCGAAAAAGGGCGGCCCGTCCGTTGCGCGATGGGCTGGAAAGACCGCGCGGCGTTCGAGGATCTGCTCGTGAAGGCGCTGACGACAAAATGAACCTGCCGGATGCGCGCATCGGCCGTCTTGTGGCGGCGCACACGTTCCCGGAGCCTATCTATGTGACGCGCCCGTCGCTCCCGCCCCTGGCGGAATACGCGCGCGCGCTTGAGCCCGCATGGGAGCGGCGATGGCTGACGAACGAGGGATGCCTGCATCAAAGGCTGGAACGGGCATTATGCGCCTATCTCGGCGTCGAACATCTCAGTCTGTTCTGCAACGCGACGATCGCGCTGATGGCCGCGCTCGAACTGTACGGACTGCGCGAAGGCGAGGTCGTCACGACGCCGTTCACGTTTCCCGCCACGACGCACGTGTTGCGCTGGCAGCGGCTCGACATCGTATTCGCGGATATTGACGCGGACACGTGCAATTTGGATCCGTCGCGCGTCGAGGAACGCCTCACGCCGCGCACGCGCGCCATCATGCCCGTGCATGTGTACGGCACTCCGTGCGACGTCGAACGTTTCGATGCGCTGGCCGCGAAATACCATGTGCGCGTCATCTATGACGCCGCGCACGCCTTCGGTGTCCGGCTGAACGGGCAGTCGGCGCTGCGCCACGGCGACGCATCGGTCCTGAGCTTCCACGCCACGAAACTGTTCACCACCGGCGAGGGCGGGGCCCTCGCCGTCCCGGATGCCGAACGCCACCGGCAAGCCTACCTGATCAAGAATTTCGGCATTGCCGGCGAGGAATCTGTCGAGGGACCGGGGATCAACGGGAAGATGAGCGAATTGCAGGCGGCGCTGGGGCTGGTCCAACTGGAACAGGCCGACGAGGAAATTGCGCGCCGACGGGTCTTGTCGCAATGCTATCGCCGAATGCTAGCCGACATTCCGGGAGTTTGCCTCTTCGGCGAACGACCCGGCGTGCAGCCGAACCATGCCTACTTTCCCGTCCGCATCAATGCGGAAGCCTACGGCGCCGGACGCGACGCGCTCCACGACGTTTTCCGCCGATGCAACGTCCATGTCCGCAAATATTTTTATCCCCTATGTTCGCATTTTGCATGTTATGCCGGTCTGCCTTCCGCCGACCCGGCCGGCCTGCCCAACGCCGAGCGCGCGGCACGCGAGATCCTGTGCCTGCCGATTCATGGAACACTGTCCGTGGAATCCGTGGAAACGATTGCGTCTGTCGTCCGCGAATTCCATGAGGCGCTTCGGAAATAGAGGCATCGAAACGCATGATCCGGGAACCGTCTCCGCTGGCGTTGCGCGAGGCGCTTGCCGCTTCGGGGCTCGTTCCCCGTTTCCTTCTTGCCGAAAACCGCGCGGACGCCGTGGAGCAGGCGCGACGTTTGGGCATGCCCGTCATCGTTCGCCCGGCCGCCCGGTACGCCACGGCAGGCACGCGCCTGATCGAACATCCGGAAGATGTGCCGCTGGCTTTTGCCGTTGCCCGTCGAAGCGATCCGGGGCCCATCCTGATCGAACCGGCCCGCGCCGGTAGCCTGTATTACGTGCTGGGCGTAGCTGGAGACGAAAACACGCATGTCTACGCCATCGCCGGACGCGTCCCGAGCGAACCGCCCCATTGTTTCGATTGGTGCATTTACGCACCCGTCCACCTGCCGGACGAAACACGCCGGCGCCTCGCCGAAACCGCAAGAACGACATGCGATTGCATCAAATGGCAGGGCGCATTCTGTTTGGACGTGATCACGACGGAACAGGGCCCGGTCGTTTCGGGCTTCTATTCGTCCGAACGGATCGCGCCATGGCGGGATGGTCTGCAAGATACGTCCCGAGGCATGGCTGTGGCATGGGTGCGTCCGCGCACGGGCATCGTGACCGGCGTGGCGGGCATTTCGGAAGCGCGCGAAACGCCCGGCGTGATTGAAGTCCGCGTCGGTGTGCGCAAAGGCGACACGCTTGGCCATCCCGCCGACGAGGAAACGCGCAATCGCGCGGGGTTTGTGCGGGCCGCCGCGGAAAACGGCGAAGCGGCGCTGGAGATCGCCCGCCGGGCCTGCGCCCTCATCCAAATTGAAACTTCCCCGTTCTTATAACGACTGAAACGGGTAGCGCCCACAACCCAGTTTTCTCTTTATACTCGTGCCCGTCACCATGCTCGTCATCGTAATCGTCATCGCAAAATTACCCACGAATTTCTTGTTGTTTTTTGTAGAAGCCGGATTTTAAGGTGTTGAACCGGTTTCACCTCCACCTTGAACGGGCGAGGCCGATTCCGGCGGTAAGGGCCGCGAGGATGGCAAGCGCCAAGGCGCCGGCGATCGGCAGGGCTTGGCCGGCGACGGTCAGTTGAGCTTCATCGGAGGTCAGAATGTCGCCGCCAACCTTGGCGTCGCTGACGGTCACGGTGTACGCGCCGGCGTTGGACGGGGTCGCGTAGGGGATCGGGAACTGGTTCGCGTTGGGCGCACCGGGCACGGCCGTCCCGTCCTTCTTCCACTGGTAGGACAGGGGCGCGAATCCGCCTTCGGTCTGCACGGTAAACGTGAAGGGGCTGCCCGCGTTCACGGTCCCGCCGGTCGGATTCTGCGTAATCGCCAAGTGGTCCGCTACCTCCAGCGTCACGTGGTTGGTCTCGTGCGGCGTGCCTTCATACGTCACCTCGCACCAGTAGGTTCCGGCATGGGCCGGCGTCAGGTTGGTCAATGCCCATGTCTGCGTCGCCGGGCCGAACTGCTCGGCCTTGCTCCCGTCGTCCCATTTCCATTGGAACGTCAGCAGGCCCGGGCCGCACGCCGGGGTCACGCTGAACGTGTGGTTCGTCCCCGTATAACCCTTGTGCGGTTGCGGCTGCGACGCCCACCCGTTCCATTGCGTGGACAGCAATT
The nucleotide sequence above comes from Candidatus Hydrogenedentota bacterium. Encoded proteins:
- a CDS encoding Crp/Fnr family transcriptional regulator, yielding MQKRHFTRGSPLREETFFRGMSEAAITRIEAYVHHREYEPLQIVFFPDDPCDRVFWVREGRIKLTRPASDGREAAFRHVFPGDLFGEECLIDQPRRGMYAEAIVRTVLCIMRADDFRRTVRDEPEFGAELAKRICLRAKSMEEVWFETVFKPVRNRVASGLLRLYERTDGNVVRATHLDLAALIGATRETTTAVLHELRREGILETGNRRITIRDAAALERIARS
- a CDS encoding cyclase family protein — translated: MGIRWHDATIPLREGMTVWPGDPPFRMLPLERMAGGASCNTSRVDMPTHCGTHMDAPWHFEENGARLDDIDPALFFGEAQLVETDVRDEVRATDLGPGPLLPRVLIKTRNSAFPEGSPFRPDYIALSVDAARRLVDEGVRLVGVDYLSVAPYRQPGQATHHILLGHGVLVVEGLRLQGFASGRYLCTILPLALVGADGSPCRAFLGREESDT
- the glgC gene encoding glucose-1-phosphate adenylyltransferase; this encodes MKDVVAVLLAGGAGERLHPLTRNRAKPAVPFGGIYRIIDVTLSNCLNSNCRKILVLVQYKSHSLTRHVQSAWNVFHPEFGEFIDIIPPQQRVNSNWYLGTADAIYQNLYFIQQEKPKEVLILSGDHIYKMDYLKMLKFHRGCGADLTIAAIETPVAEASRFGVLETETDGRVIGFEEKPDSPKPLPAKPDTAYVSMGIYVFNTDVLRKVVVADSERMGSSHDFGKDIIPRMIHTHRVYAYRFIDENKEGMHKEVQYWRDVGTIDAYWEANMDLVSVDPLFNLYDRAWPVRADLTTAPPAKFVFAQEGRRFGVALDSIVSPGCIVSGGMVKRSVLSPWVRIHSYSHVEESILMHGCHIGRYAHIRRAIIEKNVRIPEHAVIGYDLHEDAKRYRVTASGIVVVEDTDDHGPAQQGS
- a CDS encoding glycogen debranching enzyme N-terminal domain-containing protein, yielding MTMIGPDQLRHYATASVLEWVEADGVGGVIGSSIINANTRKQHALFTVAAEPKGRIVCVSNLQETLADGRLAYDLSTNAYFGAIHPCGFQSLESFRLEPWPSWTYRFDAILLEKQIVPVHGEHAIVIEYTLRHAQHPMTLTVRPLLAFRDFNGIRVERGSFPNHWTATREFIECRPFEEGPTIYIAHPNARIETIGLWYRGFLYERDRESRLDCIEDLYHPGSLELTLEPDEASALILSSPSPRSVSLAREYRESEKRRRESLIQTPGVPRDPLWTALLRTADAFIYERRDGVLGILPGLPWGEGERYRGLIAFAGLLLAPKRFDLARQYLEGVAADWRALHAPSRFEPEPAVGQMHPADVPLWIFIAAWRYWKATGDKAFRDDVLTPLLEDIAQYYTEGEETRCTSQGLVEVGYEPGADYAPLAPLGTNALWYNAQRILAAFLAERDSAKAETWNDRAEKMRVEFNVLFACEMRPGLADSVTREPFVRDETLRASQILAAGLPFVLAERPEAVLECVTRDLYTPVGLRTLSPHDARYVGDGTDIRFLPKCWSGSVDPFWLGCYWDAVSHLKGLGDVATVFAAFETDRKTRGLGHISGAFTGDPPHQPCDYIASAAPIGEIMRLYAREALQFTHVV
- a CDS encoding alpha-L-fucosidase, giving the protein MGWAAAAFSTALLAMGVAGAEGKYKAAWDSLDSRPIPAWFDEAKFGIFIHWGVYSVPAWGPKGKYAEWYWHDMQNKNGETWKFHARTYGEKFQYQDFAPMFKAEMFDPAQWADIFARSGAKYIVLTSKHHEGFCLWPSAQSWNWNAMDVGPHRDLCGELTEAVKARGIKMGFYYSLYEWYNPLFKNDPKQYVATHMLPQLKDLAERYRPSLVWPDGEWDHPSELWRSTEFLAWLYNESPVRDEVVVNDRWGKDCRSAHGGFYTTEYGEVGGDKKLAEQRKWEECRGIGASFGYNRNETVDEYAKPAALVHLLIETVSKGGNLLLDIGPTGDGRIPVIMQQRLLEIGDWLNVNGEAIYGTRPWREVKDGDSVRYTCKGDAVYALSLKWPGTELVLKAPKAGPNPAAILVGYDQPLKCRAEADGLHIEVPPLGVAEVPSQHAHVFKLTGVE
- the nrdR gene encoding transcriptional regulator NrdR; translated protein: MRCPFCAQTDGKVVDSRTSREGDAIRRRRECLNCGRRFTTYERIEEVAQMVIKKDGRREPFDRWKMKSGILKAIEKRPISLDQVDGMIDEIERELFNGADHEVSTEAIGQAIMERLKKLDEVAYVRFASVYRQFKDLNEFMNELKMMLT
- a CDS encoding nucleoside hydrolase: MIALLCAWPGYLCCVAAATTPVPVVLDTDLGDDIDDTWALAMMLGSPQIDLKLIVTASDDTVKKTRLVAKILEAMGRTDVPLGRGVKTSDQPIHQEKWLGDYQLDQYKGRVHEDGVQAMIDCIRQSPVPVTLVVIGPQTNIRAALEREPAIAKNARVVAMAGSVEIGYNGKQGADPEWNVIKDIPAAKAVFAAPWDIALAPLDSCGTLILRGDRFAKVAASSDPKAATVIANYRDWVHYEKYPKDESSVLFDTVAAYLAFDEALCEMKTVELVVDDKGFTRPSEKGRPVRCAMGWKDRAAFEDLLVKALTTK
- a CDS encoding DegT/DnrJ/EryC1/StrS family aminotransferase, encoding MNLPDARIGRLVAAHTFPEPIYVTRPSLPPLAEYARALEPAWERRWLTNEGCLHQRLERALCAYLGVEHLSLFCNATIALMAALELYGLREGEVVTTPFTFPATTHVLRWQRLDIVFADIDADTCNLDPSRVEERLTPRTRAIMPVHVYGTPCDVERFDALAAKYHVRVIYDAAHAFGVRLNGQSALRHGDASVLSFHATKLFTTGEGGALAVPDAERHRQAYLIKNFGIAGEESVEGPGINGKMSELQAALGLVQLEQADEEIARRRVLSQCYRRMLADIPGVCLFGERPGVQPNHAYFPVRINAEAYGAGRDALHDVFRRCNVHVRKYFYPLCSHFACYAGLPSADPAGLPNAERAAREILCLPIHGTLSVESVETIASVVREFHEALRK